The genomic segment aatataaaagttaatttaataaaaaagaccATTTGACtaagtttaataaatattaagactcaattatataaaattatatatgaaatttctattgggtaaaaaaataatacaaagagaaaaataaattaaaaacttatgaCCAATATACAAATTAAGTATATCTTAATTTCCTTGAAAATAAAttcttatgaaaaaattatataagagaGATAAATTTCCAACTTAAAATTTAGTGAAATTTGCATAAGTTTTGGGTTTTAGTTCACGTGGGACCTGTGCTTACCTTTGAATCGTGCGACTTGTGCTAACATTTGAATTAACGCTTAAAAAATGTTAGTTTGTGAGTCAAAGATGAGATACGTTTTATAACGATGGATTGATGCAGAAGTTGAGCAGAGCACAGAGATGGGAGGCTATAAATAGGAGAGAGAAGGATGGACAGAACAAAAACAAGAAGATGACGAAGATGAATGCGAGAGTGGTGGCagtggtgatggtgatggtgatggaggTGTTGCTCATGGGGGCTGCCATTGACGCCCTGAATGTGTGCGGTGTGCCGTCGACGGATCTGCTGAAGTGCTTGCCGGCGGTGACGCCTCCGTCACCGTCGGAACCTTCGAAAGAGTGTTGTTCGGCGGTGAGCCTAGTAGACCTGAAGTGCCTCTGCGCTTTCAAGAGTTCCCTGCTCTTGCCTGCGCTGCATATCGATCCCGATCTCGCCCTTCAGCTTCCCGCCAAATGCAAACTTGGCAAAACTGTCCCCTGTTAGCTTCATCTCTCACTGTTCTCATTGCCTCtgtttaattattaaatcataaataaaatacttattgaTATCTTTCATCTCCGATCTTGTTGGAAACATTAAACTGCTTTATTTTAGATTTCTTTATCATCAAACTAAAATATTCTCACGAGCCGCATTCATGTTCTTGTGATGCTATACAATCTAAGTCACATTTAACCATCAGTATAAGAAAGGTCGCAAGTTTAATAGCTAACTAGAGAATGGAAGATTATTGCATTATTTCGGACTACATTCGTTGTTTCTGTAACAGATATAACGTGAATCTAATTAAACCGAAATCCTCAATTTTAATATCCATACTCTTAAGCacagataattattttatccaaaTCATAATCGAAATTTAAtgcaaatataaattatttataacattaaaaagTATCTAAAAATAAGGTTTCTTATTAACTTTCAATATGTAACGTTTCAAAAGTTAGTACTTAAgtctattatttaatttcaaattgcCAGTTTAGATTAACTAACAATAATAAGGCCAATttatctatcataaaataaataacatttggAATAAATGTGCGCATCATTAATCattaataacatatatattgcaaaatttaacattctctctcctcttcttctcaatatatatatatatatatatataatagtgtTCTCAAAATAGATTGTAACCGCGAGCCAACTCGGCCTATAGCCagattgggtttgaaaaaaatgtaattcttttatgcgggttagttttTAACCCGGTTCACTTAGAATCTCTAACTCATCCggattgaacccgtggtgagccaaGTTGACTCGCCGAtctacctaatttaatttaagtatttattattttgtgtttcaatactattagttaatatttttttttattatattgcaaataggaatatagaaaaaaaattgtttcaagagacaaaaatattatagatttaactctaatattataaatggacaagtgatacaaaaattatcaatattaaaaacttatttgttcgcttttgtgtttgttttttaattacgcttgaattgtatgatattgttttttaattgtctttgaaacttaacatcattttagagtgaaatttatttagatttgaattaaaaaaatatattttttttaaaaaagactTACAATTAAGTGAGTTACCtagtcaacccgtttaacccaccaatcGTGATGAGTCGAACTGGATTCGAATATTTTCGACTTACTAATAAGTGAAATGagttggattgactcactaagtgaccaacccatgATGGACCAGGTCGAATCAAGATGAATTACCCATTTTGacagttattatatatatatatatatatatatatatatatatatatatatatataatactaaaaaataaagatggaataatataacataaagttgaaaaaatagttatgaaaatgtaaatggaaggtaatagaaaaataaaaggccATGTATTgactaaatatataaaacaattttccTTCCTTatctcaacattttttttatcccatctcaaaattttttaaatatattttttactatgttttaataaatactttttaactCACGTTAGTACTAAATTATGGCTCAAATTACACGTGTAAACGATATATGATTTACAAACTAACTGTATAAATTACATATCTAAATCACATAgattattcataaataataaaattaacatttttttttcgtCAATCTTACCATTGTGACCATGTTCTTTCCATTCAAATAAAACTTGTCTCCTTTCATAAGAtgtcaattatattttctatagGAACTCTATGATTTTTTATCCTTCTCTTTTCCACCATCCACCTTTCACCACCCCTTTTaccttttttcctttcttctctactacctttttctctttctccctctcttaggttttccatgATACATGGATTGTTGTTCAGGTTTCAATTATATTGGATATTACCTATTAGAAATTTGGATTTATGAGatacaataatttaacaaaagAGTCACATAACATAAAAAGTCAATTGAGTAAATAAATagagaaaaacaattaaatattaagtaaaaaccttaaatacttaaatatttttatttaataaaaataaaataatcttgtATGAATGtagacataaaaaataatttaaagttaaatttaattagacttgaatcaaatcaatatatatttagttgGATTGAATTCACTTATTTTGTGATGATTAAATcagtattactttttttaatctaaatatagtccgaacattgaaaaataattaaaataattttttttatagaaaatattgtgattaaacaaaatgaaaaagtaataaaaagaaaataaattattcaaatattatatatatatatatata from the Vigna angularis cultivar LongXiaoDou No.4 chromosome 3, ASM1680809v1, whole genome shotgun sequence genome contains:
- the LOC108324851 gene encoding putative lipid-transfer protein DIR1, giving the protein MQKLSRAQRWEAINRREKDGQNKNKKMTKMNARVVAVVMVMVMEVLLMGAAIDALNVCGVPSTDLLKCLPAVTPPSPSEPSKECCSAVSLVDLKCLCAFKSSLLLPALHIDPDLALQLPAKCKLGKTVPC